Below is a window of Chitinophagaceae bacterium DNA.
ACTGGCAAGATCTAAATCCATTTCAATTCCAACGACTATCACGCACGACTCTCAGGAGGCTTGGGATAAGCTTAATAAAAAGTCAGGAAAAGATTTTGATCAGGCATATAGCAAGCTGATGGTTGATAGCCATGAGGACGCAATTGATATGTTTGAAAAAAACTCTGAAGAGTCTAAAGATCAGGAAATAAGAGCCTGGGCCAATAAAAGTCTTCCGGTTTTAAGAAGTCACCTTCAACATGCGAAAACTTCTAAACGAGTTGTGACAAATTAAAATCACATTTCATAGTAGAAGACAAAAAGTGTGAAACCAAGTATTAAAAATACTTAAAATAGAAAAGTGCAGTGAACAATGTTTGCTGCACTTTTCTGTTTTAACTTTCAAAATACTAATAATGGCTTAGGTTTAAATTATTTTCCTATTTTTAATTTGTATTTTCTTCACAATTTATAACAGTATGAAAAAAGTATTTTTAAAAGACAAAGCCTCATTACTGAAACGAAACAAGTCCCACAAAACAGAAATATTTACTGAAGAATTAATAAGCGATTTACCGGAAACTCTGAAAAACTATCTTCGAAACTGTGGCTATCTGAATACACCTGTACCGGTGAATGCAAATGTTTACTGGACAGAAAGCTACTTAAGAATGTCACCCAAAAAAGATTGGGGCAAATTGAATACTACTCAGTTTAACTCCGTAAAACCCATAGGACGGGTTGCTCACATGAAATTTACAACTATGCCGGTGGCTGCTCGCGACTTATACCGGGATGGCTATGGGGAAATGAATGGAAAACTGCTGAATCTTATTCGGGTAGTTTTTGACAATAGCAAAGAAACGGCTCAGGCAGCTTTGATTACAACATTCTGCGAATTTATGTTTATCCCCGGTTATCTTTTATCCGATAATGTAAAATGGGAACAAATCAGTGAAAATGCAGTCAAAGGAACACTTCTTGACGGCGGATTGGAAGTAAGAGGTATCTTTTATTTTGATGAAAATGGATTATTTACACATTTTGAGACAGATGACCGGCCTTTTTCCATAGGGAAAAATAAATATAAAAAAGTGAAGTTTTCAGCTATAGTGGAAAGCTATAAAATGCAAGGAGATTTAAAAATAAACGAGAAAGTGAAAGTTGTGTGGCATCTACCGGAAGGTGATTTTGAATATTACAAAGGAACTGTTGACAGAATTAAATTTAATGTTTTTGAGTAGTTCTACAAAAAGTAACTAAATTGATTTCGCTTGCTTTTTCTAATACAAACTGCCGGTAACCTCACCTCCCCCGAAATTCCTTTGGAAGCATATGTTTTTTATATATTTCAGCTTATTCGTAATTTTGCTGATGGATTCTAAGTTTAATAACTTAAAAAATCGTAATAAGCCGGTAAAAAATAATTATGTGAAAGTTTCAGTAATCCCTGCCCCGGAATGGAAGAGTGCATAAAAGCATCTTTGACTTATCATAAAGTAAAACACCTGATAACTTTAGGGATTTAAAAAATTGAACATTGATGGAGATAAAAAACAAACGCTGAAATTTTTAAATAAAACAAACACTATGTACAAAACAGTTACCATAACATTCTTGATGCTGCTTTCCATTACTTTTTTTTCCTGTAAAAAATTGACACAGTTCGAAATAGAATACGATCAAACAGTTGTAATACCCTCCTCCTCCGGTTTAAATTTGCCTTTAAACATTTTCTCTCCAGAAGTGGAAACGGATGCTGAGTCTAAGTTCAGGGTAAATGACACCAGAAAAGACCTCATCAGAGAAATTCTATTGCAAGAACTTACACTTACCATTACTTCTCCTCAAAATGGAAACTTTGACATCCTCAAATCAATCACTATCTATATAAATGCCGACGGCCTTTCTGAAAAGAAAATAGCCTGGAAAGAAGACATACCCCAAAATGCATCAAGCGTCCTTGAACTTGAAACCATTAATGAGGATTTGCAGGAATACATTAAAAAAGATGAATTTTCCATTCGGGTAAATACCATTAACAGACAATTTATTGATCAAAATCATACGGTTAATGTAAATTCTGTGTTTTGGGTGGATGCGAAATTGATTTAAGCAAAATACTATTTTAAAAGACTTATCATTTTAAGTAAAATAAAAATATGAAAAACAATCTCATCAATTACGTTGAATTTAAAGCGGGTAATCTGGATGAAATAAAAGACTTTTACAGCCAAACTTTTGGTTGGAAATTTACAGATTACGGTCCGACTTATGTGGCATTTTCTGAAAGCGGCCTCGAAGGAGGTTTTGAAAAAACTGACAAGGAAATAACACAAGGGGCACTGGTTGTTTTATATCATGAAGACCTGGAAAGTATTCAAAAGAAAATAGTACAATTTGGCGGAAAAATTTCAATAGATACTTTCTCCTTTCCCGGCGGAAAAAGATTTCATTTTATCGATCCGGCAGGAAATGAATTAGCTATTTGGTCTGATAGGTAAATCAACTATTATTCAACTGCGACATAGTTCTGTCAACTCCTATGCTGACAAAAGATTTTACGAAATCAACGGCAATTTGATTGCGCTCTTCGAGTATTACTTCTTCTTCTTTGCTCCATTTTCCCAATACAAATTCTACTTGCCTGCCTTTGGGAAAATCGTTGCCTATTCCATAGCGGAGTCTGGCGTATTCTTTAGTGTCCAGGCAATTTTCTATGTCTTTTAGTCCATTATGACCTCCGTCACCGCCTTTTTTGCGGAGTCTTATTTTACCTAAGGGTAAAGACAGGTCATCCACTATAACTAAAAGGTTTGAAACCGGAATTTTTTCCTGTTGCATCCAATATCTTACAGCCTTACCACTCAAATTCATAAAAGTATTCGGCTTTATAAAGTATAAACTTCTTCCTTTGTACTTTGCCATACAAACATCCGCAAGTCTGTCAGATGAAAATGAAACGCCCATTTCCGCAGCCAAAAAATCAAGTACTTTAAAACCTATATTATGACGGGTGTTATCGTAATCGGCTCCCGGATTTCCCAAACCTGCTATTAAGTATTTCATATTTTATTCAATGCTTTATAAAAATCAAATATGCAAAAAAAAGCCCGAATATAAAATCCGGGCTTTTCCAATTGGCTTAGCTCTTTTAAAATGAAGATACTTTATTCGCTTCTTATTCTGCTGCTTTTGCTTCTTCTTCTCCGGAAGCCACTTCTTCAGTTCCTTCTTCTGTATCTGCCTCATCTGCCTGAGCTTGTTTGCTTTGAGAACTTCTAAGAGCTCTTGGTATTTCAACTGAAGCTACCGGTATGGTAGGTGAATTTAAAATTTCTAAGTTTCCGGCATCTATAGAAGCTACTTTTATAGATTTCCCCAATTTCAATGGGGTTACATCAATTGTTAGCTCATCAACTAAATCAGCAGGAACAGCTTTTACTTTTACTTTTCTAAGCTTGGTGATTAATTTACCACCGGTTTTTACTCCTACAGGTATACCTTTCAAGCGAACCGGTATGTGAGTAATTAGTTTTCTGCCTTCTACCAACAATTGAAAGTCAACATGAATCACCTTATCTGTAACCGGGTGAAACTGAACTTCTTTTAAAATTGCCTCATAGTTTTTTCCATCTACACTTATATCAACTTTGTGAAAGTCGCCGGTATAAATCAAATCTCTGAATGCAAGTGCAGGAGCTGCGAAGTGAACAATAGTATCTACTCCGTAAATAACAGCAGGAATGTTTCCGGCTCTTCTTACTTCTTTTGTTGCGGACTTACCTAAATCTTTACGTAAGCTTCCTTCAATTTTTATGGTTTTCATCTTTGCTTTTTTTATGAATTTATGAATAATGATGTGATTGACTTATGGTCGTGAACATTTCGAATGGCTGTAGCAAAAATCTTTGCAACAGATAAAACATTTATTTTTTCTAAATCCTCTTTAAGAGGTATAGTATCACAAACCACAAGTTCTGTTAATTTACTGTTTCTTATGTTTTCATAGGCTTTTCCTGATAATACAGGATGCGTAATAATTGCCCTTACACTTTTTGCACCTTTTTCCATCATGACGTCTGCGGCTTTACACAAAGTTCCGGCAGTATCAACGATGTCATCGACCAAAACGATATCTTTATCCGTAACATCCCCGATTATCGTCATTCCGGAGACTTCATTTGCTTTCTTTCGATGCTTATCGCAAATCACTAAATCAGCATTAAAATACTGAGAGTAAGTTCTTGCTCTGTTTGTTCCTCCTACATCCGGAGAAGCAAAAGTTATATTCCCTAAATTAAGTTTCTTTAAATAAGGAATAAATATCGCTGAACTATTCAAGTGATCCACCGGTATGTCAAAAAATCCCTGTATCTGTCCTGCATGCAAATCCATCGTCATGACTCTGTCCGCTCCTGCTGCTGTAATCAAATTCGCAACCAACTTTGAACCGATAGACACTCTCGGCTTATCTTTACGATCCTGCCTTGCCAGACCAAAATAAGGAATTACCGCTGTGATATAACTGGCCGATGCCCTTTTCAATGCATCAATTATCATAAGCAATTCCAGTAAATTATCCGCAGGAGCCGGAGTTGACTGTATAATAAATGAATAGCTGCCTCTCACTGACTCAAAAATCACCGGCTGAAACTCCCCGTCGCTAAAGTTAGTTACAGAAAGATCCCCTAGAGGCTGGTCATAATGTCTGGCAATTTTTTCTGCCAAATATTTTGAACCTCTTCCTGAAAACAATCTTATTTCCGATCCGGTTTTTTGCATGTTTTATAAATGGAGTGCAAAAATAGTATATTTTTTAAAGAGATTTAAATTTCCTTTCTTAAAATATAAAGGGAAGTCGCAAAAAACGACTTCCCTTTGTTGTCCGACTAGGGCTCGAACCTAGACTCTTCTGGACCAAAACCAGACGTGTTGCCAGTTACACCATCGGACAAAATTGATTTTGCAAAAATACACTTTTTTGAAAAAAGGAAAAAGTTTTTCAAAAAAAACATTCTGCTATTTCACAGCATCCATTTACATTTTACAATTTAAACAGCTCTTTTAGCATTATTTTAATGTCTTATAATTATTTTTAACTTTGATTTTTATTTAAAAAACCTGAAACACTTGTGGGGATGCACAAACAAAAAAATCTGAAAAAAAATAAACCGACTGAGAACAGTAAACTAATATCATTTTTGTTTGCCGCAAGCTCCGACTCCGATACCCTTCGCACATTTTATGAACAAGCGGCAAATTATCCGGCAAATAACGGCTATAAAACTGAATTTCTAGCCGCCACTACTAACGGAAAATTACCGGATAGTGAAAGTGAACGAGTGAAAGTTTCAGAAAAACAGTTTTCGAACAGAGCAGATGCATTGACAGCCCTTACAAAAGAAGCTAATGGTGATTATTTAGTCATAGTTGGTGAAAATATCCCGCTTTCATTACCCAAAGCAGATAAACTGATTAAAGAAGCAATCCGAAAGAAAAGCTTTGGTATTCACGTTGCCACAAGGTCAAATCCTAAAAAAGGAAAAAAGAATTTAAGCCGAAAATTGGGAAATTTTGGAATCAGAATTTTGACGTCTTTAGAAACCACAGATATATTCTCCGGTTTATCTATAGCGCCGGCAGCAACCATGAAATCTGTTTTTAGCAATCCGCCTCTGAAAAAATACCCCGAAGCAGGAGCTTTAAACATGGCTGCTCAAGCAGGATATGCAATCCATGAAGTAGATATACCGGATGAAAAACAAGTCCCTTCAGGTATTAATAAACTTCTGTTTTTCTTTTCAGTTCTGGCATTTGCCTTTTCTTCCCGAATCAGGTGGTACATTAGCGAGCCTCTGAAAGAATTAAGCGGCAAAACACATACAAAAGCTGTTGGAGCAGCCAACAAAGGAATCTACCGTTTAGGATTTGCTTTTACTTTTTTGGCTTTGCTTTGCACCATGCTTTTCCTCAGTAAAGACTATGGAATTTCCGGAGATGAATGGATTCAACATAAATACGGAAATGAAATTTTTGATTTCTTTGCAAAAGGAGATGATAGCGCCACTAAAGAAACAGGCAGAATTCAAAGCTATGACGACATTTTTTATTATTCCGGTGGCTTTGAATTGTTTTATACCATTTTCGTCAGAGCTTTTCCGGATATAGACCCCTATACAATCCGGCATTTCTGGAATGCCTTTGTGGGTTTTCTGGCTATCTTTTTTGCGGCTATGGTGGGCCGG
It encodes the following:
- a CDS encoding ribose-phosphate pyrophosphokinase: MQKTGSEIRLFSGRGSKYLAEKIARHYDQPLGDLSVTNFSDGEFQPVIFESVRGSYSFIIQSTPAPADNLLELLMIIDALKRASASYITAVIPYFGLARQDRKDKPRVSIGSKLVANLITAAGADRVMTMDLHAGQIQGFFDIPVDHLNSSAIFIPYLKKLNLGNITFASPDVGGTNRARTYSQYFNADLVICDKHRKKANEVSGMTIIGDVTDKDIVLVDDIVDTAGTLCKAADVMMEKGAKSVRAIITHPVLSGKAYENIRNSKLTELVVCDTIPLKEDLEKINVLSVAKIFATAIRNVHDHKSITSLFINS
- a CDS encoding aminoacyl-tRNA hydrolase; the protein is MKYLIAGLGNPGADYDNTRHNIGFKVLDFLAAEMGVSFSSDRLADVCMAKYKGRSLYFIKPNTFMNLSGKAVRYWMQQEKIPVSNLLVIVDDLSLPLGKIRLRKKGGDGGHNGLKDIENCLDTKEYARLRYGIGNDFPKGRQVEFVLGKWSKEEEVILEERNQIAVDFVKSFVSIGVDRTMSQLNNS
- a CDS encoding VOC family protein, whose amino-acid sequence is MKNNLINYVEFKAGNLDEIKDFYSQTFGWKFTDYGPTYVAFSESGLEGGFEKTDKEITQGALVVLYHEDLESIQKKIVQFGGKISIDTFSFPGGKRFHFIDPAGNELAIWSDR
- a CDS encoding 50S ribosomal protein L25/general stress protein Ctc translates to MKTIKIEGSLRKDLGKSATKEVRRAGNIPAVIYGVDTIVHFAAPALAFRDLIYTGDFHKVDISVDGKNYEAILKEVQFHPVTDKVIHVDFQLLVEGRKLITHIPVRLKGIPVGVKTGGKLITKLRKVKVKAVPADLVDELTIDVTPLKLGKSIKVASIDAGNLEILNSPTIPVASVEIPRALRSSQSKQAQADEADTEEGTEEVASGEEEAKAAE